One Aliiroseovarius sediminilitoris DNA window includes the following coding sequences:
- a CDS encoding DUF1636 family protein: MTTWITICDTCKREDWDAARNPLTDGEVLAALIEERASGTVVKTRRVSCLMGCDNSCNVAIQADGKLSYTLGKFDPTVEAAQGVVDYAKAHAESTSGQVPYREWPQAVKGHFVTRHMPLPDGE; this comes from the coding sequence ATGACCACCTGGATCACAATCTGTGACACATGCAAACGTGAAGACTGGGATGCGGCACGCAACCCGCTGACGGATGGCGAGGTTTTGGCCGCCCTGATCGAAGAACGCGCGTCGGGCACAGTGGTTAAAACCCGTCGCGTGTCGTGCCTGATGGGATGTGACAACAGCTGCAACGTGGCGATACAGGCAGATGGCAAGCTGTCTTATACGCTGGGCAAGTTCGATCCGACGGTCGAGGCGGCTCAGGGCGTGGTTGACTATGCCAAGGCGCATGCGGAAAGCACGTCGGGTCAGGTGCCGTACCGCGAATGGCCGCAGGCGGTGAAGGGGCATTTCGTGACGCGCCACATGCCGTTGCCTGACGGCGAATGA
- the cobW gene encoding cobalamin biosynthesis protein CobW, whose product MQAKIPATVVTGFLGAGKTTLIRHMLDNANGKRIALIINEFGDLGVDGDILKGCGDETCSEDDIMELSNGCICCTVAEDFIPTLEKLLNRDTPPDHIVIETSGLALPQPLVRAFQWPEISTRVTVDGVVTVVDGKAVSDGQFASNLAAIEAQRKMDDNLDHETPLSELFADQVACADMIVVNKSDLLGEDEAAALVGKLSGDARKGVQVVRTSMGAIPIEVLLGQGVGAEDDMAARHEVHHHHHHDDDHDDDHHDDDHHHHHDHDHDAFESFVVTRAEVADPGAFAEQVAQTIRDHNILRLKGFAAVSGKPMRLTLQAVGPRVDTYYDQPFGAQPRETRLVVIGQSGLDRVAIEKALVA is encoded by the coding sequence ATGCAAGCAAAGATACCGGCCACCGTCGTCACGGGCTTTCTGGGCGCGGGCAAGACCACGTTGATCCGTCACATGCTGGACAACGCAAACGGCAAGCGCATCGCACTGATCATCAACGAATTTGGCGATCTGGGTGTGGATGGGGACATTCTGAAAGGCTGCGGGGACGAAACTTGCAGCGAAGACGATATCATGGAACTGTCGAACGGTTGCATCTGCTGCACTGTGGCAGAGGATTTCATTCCGACGTTGGAAAAGCTGTTGAACCGCGATACGCCTCCCGATCACATCGTGATCGAAACCTCGGGTTTGGCGCTGCCTCAACCCCTCGTTCGAGCGTTTCAGTGGCCTGAAATCTCGACCCGCGTGACGGTTGATGGTGTTGTGACCGTGGTGGATGGCAAAGCCGTTTCGGACGGCCAATTCGCGTCGAACCTTGCGGCAATCGAGGCGCAGCGCAAGATGGATGACAACCTAGACCACGAAACGCCATTGTCAGAACTGTTCGCCGATCAGGTGGCTTGTGCCGACATGATCGTCGTGAACAAATCTGACCTGCTGGGCGAGGATGAAGCCGCGGCGCTGGTCGGCAAGCTGTCCGGCGATGCGCGCAAAGGTGTGCAGGTCGTGCGCACCTCAATGGGCGCGATTCCGATCGAGGTGTTGCTGGGTCAGGGCGTCGGTGCCGAAGATGATATGGCCGCACGTCACGAAGTGCATCACCATCACCACCATGATGATGACCACGATGATGACCATCACGACGATGATCACCACCATCATCATGACCACGACCATGATGCGTTCGAAAGTTTTGTTGTGACGCGGGCCGAAGTCGCTGATCCGGGAGCGTTTGCCGAACAGGTTGCCCAGACGATCCGCGACCACAACATCCTGCGCCTGAAAGGCTTTGCCGCCGTATCTGGGAAACCCATGCGCCTGACCCTGCAAGCGGTCGGTCCGCGCGTGGATACCTACTACGACCAGCCCTTCGGCGCACAACCACGCGAAACGCGGCTGGTGGTGATTGGCCAGTCGGGGCTGGATCGCGTGGCCATCGAAAAGGCCCTGGTGGCATGA
- the cbiB gene encoding adenosylcobinamide-phosphate synthase CbiB, with translation MSGALILVLALLLDSLVGEPEWLWKRVPHPAVLMGKAIEWLDQTFNKGDNPMASGALGVLAFCVIAAMIGWAIEDVSFGGVLEVIVVAVLLAQKSLTQHVQAVADALRQSVEQGRDAVSQIVGRDTAEMDGPAVSRSAIESAAENFSDGVVAPAFWFLIAGLPGILVYKLVNTADSMIGYRTARHEAFGKFAARLDDAMNWVPARMTAVLFMVSRWQWQAWGVIRRDAPLHRSPNAGWPEAAMAATLGVALSGPRSYEGEMRDFPWVNAEGVRDIGPKEIDQSVDLLWSGWLVMLGFVILVAVVT, from the coding sequence ATGAGCGGCGCCCTGATCCTTGTCCTCGCCTTGCTTCTGGACTCTCTGGTTGGCGAACCGGAGTGGTTGTGGAAACGCGTGCCGCACCCGGCCGTGCTGATGGGGAAGGCGATCGAATGGCTGGATCAGACATTCAACAAAGGCGACAACCCTATGGCCAGCGGGGCGCTTGGGGTGCTCGCGTTCTGTGTGATTGCGGCGATGATCGGTTGGGCCATTGAAGATGTGTCCTTCGGTGGCGTGCTAGAGGTCATCGTGGTCGCAGTCCTACTGGCGCAGAAATCGCTGACGCAGCATGTTCAGGCGGTGGCGGATGCGCTGCGGCAATCTGTGGAACAGGGGCGGGACGCGGTCAGTCAGATCGTCGGGCGCGACACCGCCGAGATGGATGGCCCCGCCGTATCCCGAAGCGCCATCGAAAGCGCGGCCGAGAACTTCTCGGACGGCGTTGTTGCGCCAGCCTTCTGGTTTCTGATCGCAGGCCTGCCGGGGATCCTTGTCTACAAGCTCGTAAACACGGCGGACAGCATGATTGGCTATCGCACCGCGCGTCACGAAGCGTTCGGCAAGTTCGCCGCCCGGCTGGATGACGCGATGAACTGGGTGCCCGCGCGCATGACAGCGGTGTTGTTCATGGTCAGCCGTTGGCAATGGCAGGCGTGGGGCGTGATCCGCCGCGATGCGCCCTTGCACCGTTCGCCCAATGCCGGTTGGCCCGAGGCCGCCATGGCCGCGACGCTGGGTGTCGCGCTGTCCGGCCCACGTTCCTATGAAGGCGAAATGCGGGACTTTCCTTGGGTGAATGCAGAGGGCGTGCGTGACATTGGCCCGAAGGAAATCGACCAATCCGTTGACCTGTTGTGGTCCGGCTGGTTGGTGATGCTCGGCTTTGTGATCCTGGTTGCGGTTGTCACCTAG
- a CDS encoding HAD family hydrolase yields MTKETSPRHTIGAVVFDIGNVLIRWQPEDLYDQWIGRERRLQMFESLDLHAMNDRVDRGGVFQQVIYDFAEANPTYRTEIRWWHDRWLEMAQPAIDLSVQTLRALKGRGHPVYALSNFGREPFVLAEEKFEFLAEFDRRYLSGHMGVAKPDAQIYEMVEADCGHDPRTLLFVDDRAENIAVAANRGWQTHHFTTSRNWADHLIACGLLDKDDL; encoded by the coding sequence ATGACCAAGGAAACTTCACCCCGCCACACCATCGGCGCCGTCGTTTTCGACATCGGAAACGTGTTGATCCGCTGGCAGCCCGAAGACCTTTACGACCAATGGATCGGGCGCGAGCGCCGACTGCAAATGTTTGAAAGTCTCGATCTGCACGCGATGAATGATCGGGTCGATCGGGGTGGAGTGTTTCAGCAGGTCATCTATGACTTCGCCGAGGCAAACCCGACCTATCGCACAGAAATTCGCTGGTGGCATGACCGCTGGCTTGAGATGGCTCAACCCGCCATCGACCTGTCGGTACAAACACTGCGGGCGTTGAAAGGACGGGGGCATCCGGTTTATGCACTTTCGAATTTCGGCCGTGAGCCATTCGTTCTGGCCGAGGAAAAGTTCGAGTTTCTGGCAGAGTTCGACCGCCGCTATCTTTCCGGGCATATGGGGGTCGCAAAACCCGATGCGCAGATCTATGAGATGGTCGAGGCTGACTGCGGCCATGATCCGCGCACGCTTTTGTTCGTCGATGACCGGGCAGAAAACATCGCCGTTGCCGCCAATCGCGGCTGGCAAACCCACCACTTTACCACTTCACGCAACTGGGCCGATCACCTGATCGCTTGCGGACTGTTAGACAAGGATGACCTGTGA
- a CDS encoding lytic murein transglycosylase: MHKILTHATLAILLGTAPSFAQLVECGGGFNSFTAAMKAEAINRGHAQSAVDAFFASVRQDPATIKADRAQGIFQRPFIDFSRRLISNDRMARGKSMMKKYDSVFDKMEQTYGVSRGVLTAFWAFETDFGAVQGDFNTLNSLMTLSHDCRRPELFQPQVFAALELFEKGSFNPKTSKGAWAGEIGMVQMLPGDIIEAGVDADGNGTVDLRTSPPDALLSGANMLRKLGWRAGEPWLQEVTVPQDLDWSTTGLDTTLSVADWAGLGVKPRHGSFGASDLQASILLPQGRKGPAFIAYPNFSVYFEWNKSFVYVTTAAYFATRLEGAPVYNAGNPDPAFSGQQMKALQKKLQARGHDVGKVDGILGAKTRAAVQKEQVRLDLPADAWPTAQLLKVL; this comes from the coding sequence ATGCACAAGATCCTGACCCATGCCACATTGGCGATTTTGTTGGGCACCGCACCGTCCTTTGCCCAGCTTGTGGAATGTGGTGGCGGGTTTAATAGTTTCACCGCCGCCATGAAGGCCGAGGCGATCAATCGTGGACATGCGCAATCCGCCGTCGATGCCTTCTTTGCATCGGTTCGGCAGGATCCGGCGACGATCAAGGCAGATCGGGCGCAAGGCATCTTTCAGCGGCCGTTTATCGACTTCTCTCGTCGCTTGATCAGCAATGACCGAATGGCGCGTGGCAAGTCGATGATGAAGAAATACGATAGTGTTTTTGACAAGATGGAGCAGACATATGGCGTCAGTCGCGGCGTTCTGACGGCATTCTGGGCGTTTGAAACTGACTTCGGCGCGGTGCAGGGGGACTTCAACACTTTGAACTCGCTGATGACCCTGTCGCATGATTGCCGGCGTCCAGAGCTGTTTCAGCCACAAGTCTTTGCGGCACTGGAGCTTTTCGAGAAGGGCAGTTTCAACCCCAAAACCTCCAAGGGCGCATGGGCCGGCGAGATTGGCATGGTCCAGATGCTGCCCGGCGACATTATCGAGGCGGGTGTAGATGCCGATGGCAACGGCACGGTTGATCTGCGCACCTCGCCCCCCGATGCGCTTCTGTCCGGGGCGAATATGCTTCGCAAACTGGGTTGGCGCGCGGGCGAACCCTGGTTGCAGGAGGTGACAGTTCCCCAGGACCTCGACTGGTCAACAACCGGTCTGGACACAACGCTCAGCGTGGCTGATTGGGCAGGTCTTGGCGTGAAGCCGCGCCACGGGTCGTTCGGCGCGTCTGATCTGCAAGCATCGATTCTTTTGCCGCAGGGGCGCAAGGGACCAGCCTTCATCGCTTACCCAAATTTCAGCGTGTATTTTGAATGGAACAAGAGCTTCGTTTACGTGACCACCGCCGCCTATTTCGCCACCCGGTTGGAAGGGGCGCCGGTATACAATGCGGGCAACCCGGATCCGGCTTTCTCGGGCCAGCAGATGAAGGCACTTCAGAAAAAGCTACAGGCACGCGGGCATGATGTGGGCAAGGTCGATGGCATTCTGGGTGCAAAGACACGTGCCGCGGTTCAAAAAGAACAGGTCAGGCTTGACTTGCCAGCCGACGCATGGCCAACCGCGCAATTGTTAAAGGTGTTGTAG
- the smc gene encoding chromosome segregation protein SMC, which yields MRFSKLRLNGFKSFVDPTDLVIADGLTGVVGPNGCGKSNLLEALRWVMGENRPTAMRGGGMEDVIFAGASTRPARNFAEVALLLDNSERLAPSGFNDNDNLEIVRRITRDAGSAYKVNTKDVRARDVQMLFADASTGAHSPALVRQGQISELINAKPKSRRRILEEAAGISGLYQRRHEAELKLKGTETNLSRVEDVIEQLASQLGQLARQARQAARYRTIGDDLRRAEGLLLYRRWKEADAARAEAEAQLTERVKAAAAAEGASRAATKARQEAEDRLPPLREEEAVAAAILQRLQVQHDQLSDQEAQARQRIETLTARIAQLTRDMERESGLNKDAGETIERLEWEQSQITKASDGHDAALEAASAEARESAAILQEREGDLTQLTEDVARLAARHQSAHRLLEDSRKSLEKSEGEADRARSAMDEAKAALGKAGADYEAAKTAEATASRAAEEAEAALAAADDARADAQAREADARAARSAAEGELNALHAEVQALARLVERDASEGGQVLDDLRVKPGYEKALGAALADDLRAPAIDGDAPSGWASLPAYAQAQSLPKGVSALSNYVTVPEVLARRMSQIGLVRTQDAARLQTELKPGQRLVSMEGDLWRWDGFRAGAEDQPSTAALRLEQLNRLQELKQELEDASARADGARAAHETLKARLVETTEADKHARDVRRDADRAMADANRALSRAEADRNIAGGKLENLGMALKRHEEETMGARQRLIDAERGVTDLGDLEAARAQVEDVKMAVEAARMTMMTKRSTHDELRREGEARTRRSQEITKEVSGWKHRLETAGKRIAELQERKAESETELSEANAAPEALAAKRGELTNAIGEAETRRKASADKLAEGETAERQAATAERGAERAAGEAREARARAEARTDAARETVTYAAERIAEDMEATPDALLDSLDTDPDKMPSSEQIEHDVNRLKRQRDALGAVNLRAEEDAKEVQEEHDTLLKEKTDLDEAIKKLRAGIASLNKEGRERLLTAFEQVNASFGNLFKHLFGGGEAKLVLVESDDPLEAGLEIMCQPPGKKLSTLSLLSGGEQTLTALALIFAVFLANPAPICVLDEVDAPLDDSNVTRFCDLLDEMTRRTDTRFLIITHHAVTMARMDRLFGVTMAEMGVSQLVSVDLKKAEALVA from the coding sequence TTGCGGTTTTCGAAACTCCGACTGAATGGCTTCAAAAGCTTCGTGGACCCGACCGATCTGGTGATCGCGGACGGGCTGACAGGCGTGGTCGGGCCAAACGGCTGCGGCAAGTCGAACCTGCTGGAAGCCCTGCGCTGGGTTATGGGTGAAAACCGCCCCACTGCGATGCGTGGCGGCGGGATGGAGGACGTGATCTTCGCAGGCGCGTCAACCCGGCCTGCCCGCAACTTTGCCGAAGTGGCGTTGCTGCTGGATAACAGCGAGCGGTTGGCCCCCTCGGGGTTCAACGACAATGACAATCTTGAGATTGTGCGCCGGATCACCCGTGACGCCGGGTCGGCCTATAAGGTCAACACCAAGGACGTGCGGGCGCGGGACGTGCAAATGCTGTTCGCCGATGCGTCAACCGGGGCGCATTCGCCCGCGTTGGTGCGGCAGGGGCAGATCAGCGAGTTGATCAACGCCAAACCCAAGTCGCGGCGCCGCATTCTGGAAGAAGCGGCGGGCATCTCGGGCCTGTATCAACGTCGGCACGAAGCCGAGTTGAAACTTAAAGGCACCGAGACCAACCTGTCGCGCGTCGAAGATGTGATCGAACAACTGGCATCCCAACTGGGTCAACTCGCGCGGCAGGCCCGGCAGGCCGCCCGGTATCGCACCATCGGCGACGATCTGCGCCGCGCCGAGGGGTTGCTTCTGTATCGCCGCTGGAAAGAAGCCGATGCGGCGCGTGCCGAGGCCGAGGCCCAGCTGACCGAACGCGTAAAAGCCGCCGCTGCTGCCGAAGGGGCGTCGCGCGCCGCCACCAAGGCCCGGCAAGAGGCCGAGGATCGTCTGCCCCCGCTGCGCGAGGAAGAAGCCGTCGCTGCCGCCATCCTGCAACGCCTGCAAGTCCAGCACGACCAGTTGTCGGACCAGGAAGCCCAAGCCCGGCAGCGGATTGAAACGCTGACCGCCCGGATCGCCCAACTGACGCGCGATATGGAGCGTGAAAGTGGGTTGAACAAGGATGCGGGCGAAACGATCGAGCGGTTGGAGTGGGAACAGTCGCAGATCACCAAGGCGTCCGACGGGCATGATGCCGCACTGGAAGCCGCAAGTGCCGAAGCGCGCGAAAGTGCCGCGATTCTGCAAGAGCGCGAAGGCGATCTGACGCAACTGACCGAAGACGTCGCCCGGCTGGCGGCCCGCCACCAGTCGGCGCACCGCCTGTTGGAAGACAGTCGCAAATCACTTGAGAAAAGCGAAGGCGAAGCCGACCGCGCCCGTTCGGCTATGGACGAAGCAAAGGCCGCATTGGGCAAGGCCGGTGCAGATTACGAAGCGGCCAAAACCGCCGAAGCGACTGCCTCTAGAGCCGCCGAAGAAGCAGAAGCTGCATTGGCCGCTGCCGACGATGCGCGTGCGGATGCACAGGCCCGCGAGGCTGATGCCCGTGCCGCCCGGTCTGCCGCCGAAGGTGAATTGAATGCCCTGCACGCCGAGGTTCAGGCCTTGGCGCGATTGGTGGAGCGTGACGCGTCCGAAGGCGGGCAGGTTCTGGACGATCTGCGCGTGAAGCCGGGATACGAAAAGGCGCTTGGCGCGGCCTTGGCGGATGACTTGCGTGCACCAGCGATTGACGGGGACGCGCCGTCAGGCTGGGCGTCGCTCCCCGCTTATGCGCAGGCGCAATCACTGCCTAAAGGTGTCAGTGCGCTGTCAAACTACGTGACCGTGCCCGAAGTGTTGGCCCGCCGGATGAGCCAGATTGGCTTGGTCAGAACGCAAGACGCTGCACGGCTTCAGACCGAGTTGAAGCCCGGCCAGCGGCTGGTGTCGATGGAAGGGGACTTGTGGCGCTGGGACGGGTTCCGCGCGGGTGCGGAAGATCAACCTTCGACCGCGGCCTTGCGGCTAGAGCAACTGAACCGTTTGCAAGAGCTGAAACAGGAACTGGAAGACGCCTCGGCCCGTGCGGATGGTGCGCGCGCGGCGCATGAAACGCTGAAGGCGCGTCTGGTTGAAACAACCGAGGCCGATAAGCATGCACGGGACGTGCGCCGCGATGCGGACCGCGCCATGGCAGACGCCAACCGCGCCCTGTCGCGCGCTGAAGCGGACCGCAACATCGCGGGTGGCAAGCTGGAAAACCTTGGTATGGCGCTGAAACGCCATGAAGAAGAAACCATGGGCGCGCGTCAGCGGTTGATTGATGCCGAGCGCGGTGTGACCGACCTGGGAGATCTGGAGGCTGCCCGCGCGCAGGTCGAGGACGTCAAGATGGCAGTGGAAGCCGCGCGCATGACGATGATGACCAAACGCTCGACCCATGACGAATTGCGTCGAGAGGGTGAGGCCCGGACCCGCCGGAGTCAGGAGATCACGAAGGAAGTCTCGGGCTGGAAGCATCGGCTTGAAACGGCGGGCAAACGGATTGCCGAGCTGCAAGAACGCAAGGCCGAAAGCGAAACTGAGTTGAGCGAAGCAAACGCAGCGCCCGAGGCATTGGCTGCCAAGCGGGGTGAACTGACAAATGCGATCGGCGAAGCGGAAACCCGGCGCAAAGCATCCGCCGACAAACTGGCTGAAGGTGAAACTGCCGAGCGTCAGGCCGCCACGGCTGAACGGGGTGCCGAACGCGCCGCAGGCGAGGCCCGCGAGGCCCGCGCCCGTGCCGAAGCCCGCACCGATGCCGCGCGCGAAACCGTAACCTATGCCGCCGAGCGCATTGCCGAGGATATGGAAGCCACACCGGACGCCCTGCTGGACAGTTTGGATACCGATCCCGACAAGATGCCATCGTCTGAACAAATCGAGCATGACGTAAACCGTCTGAAACGCCAACGCGACGCATTAGGGGCGGTGAACCTGCGCGCCGAAGAAGACGCGAAAGAGGTTCAGGAAGAGCACGACACGCTGCTGAAGGAAAAGACTGATCTGGATGAGGCGATCAAGAAGCTGCGTGCAGGCATCGCGAGCCTGAACAAGGAAGGTCGCGAACGTCTGCTGACGGCATTTGAGCAGGTAAACGCCAGCTTCGGCAATCTGTTCAAACATCTTTTCGGCGGCGGCGAGGCCAAGCTGGTTCTGGTCGAAAGCGATGACCCGCTGGAAGCCGGGCTCGAGATCATGTGCCAACCGCCGGGCAAGAAGCTCTCGACGCTCAGCCTGTTGTCGGGCGGGGAACAGACACTGACCGCGCTGGCCTTGATCTTCGCGGTGTTCTTGGCCAACCCGGCCCCGATCTGTGTGCTGGACGAGGTGGACGCACCTTTGGACGATTCCAACGTCACGCGGTTCTGTGACCTGCTGGACGAGATGACCCGCCGAACCGACACACGGTTCCTGATCATCACCCACCACGCCGTCACCATGGCGCGGATGGATCGACTGTTCGGTGTGACCATGGCCGAAATGGGTGTAAGCCAGTTGGTCAGCGTCGATCTGAAGAAGGCCGAGGCACTGGTGGCCTGA
- a CDS encoding response regulator, with amino-acid sequence MRVLIVETNPELAKLWASHLLRQGIEVECAHDPDGVTHLLDHQSFDVVVLNATFAGGNSIAIADYVAFRLPTARVVFVTASTFFSDGSIFNHITNVHACVSADIPSEDLANVIAFHGAVDNG; translated from the coding sequence ATGCGGGTGTTGATTGTAGAAACCAACCCGGAACTGGCCAAACTTTGGGCCAGCCACTTGCTGCGGCAGGGGATTGAGGTTGAATGCGCACATGATCCTGACGGCGTCACCCACCTGCTGGATCACCAGAGTTTTGATGTGGTGGTCCTGAATGCAACGTTCGCCGGTGGGAACAGCATCGCGATTGCCGATTATGTGGCCTTTCGTCTGCCCACCGCGCGCGTCGTCTTTGTCACCGCAAGCACGTTTTTCTCGGACGGCTCGATTTTCAATCATATTACCAATGTCCATGCCTGTGTCTCGGCTGATATCCCGTCCGAGGATCTGGCCAATGTGATTGCCTTTCACGGTGCCGTTGACAACGGATAG
- a CDS encoding GNAT family N-acetyltransferase — protein MTIDVTPGDPRDPGVAALLRQSHALMEELFPPEDNFYLDIDDLCVPEISFFVAREEGRVLGTGALADKGSYGEVKSMFVATEARGKGVGEALLARIEETARQKGLAALKLETGNVLHAAHRLYQRAGFSICGPFGGYPEAYSSIFMEKAL, from the coding sequence ATGACCATCGACGTGACTCCCGGCGATCCCCGCGATCCCGGGGTCGCCGCTTTGCTTCGGCAAAGTCACGCGTTGATGGAAGAACTGTTCCCGCCGGAAGACAATTTCTATCTGGACATCGACGACCTTTGCGTGCCCGAGATTTCATTCTTCGTGGCGCGCGAGGAGGGTCGCGTGCTGGGCACTGGGGCGTTGGCCGACAAGGGCAGCTATGGCGAGGTGAAGTCGATGTTCGTCGCCACCGAGGCGCGCGGCAAAGGTGTCGGCGAGGCGCTTCTGGCGCGGATCGAAGAGACTGCCCGCCAAAAGGGTCTGGCCGCCTTGAAGCTGGAAACGGGCAATGTGCTTCACGCGGCGCACCGGCTTTACCAGCGCGCCGGTTTCAGCATTTGTGGTCCGTTCGGAGGCTACCCCGAGGCGTACAGCTCAATCTTCATGGAGAAGGCGCTGTGA
- a CDS encoding YbjN domain-containing protein produces the protein MKLQELTASAVIGAGLATSAFADPIKASDPQTVLAYFQDIGAPATLTEDSVGDPLIELQYYGTTFAIFFYGCSDNINCNSLQFYAGYTAENEISSEALNTWNAEQRYGRVYQDDEGNKKLEYDIYTGNAGVDSDDFDEMFDIWTELVESFEAVLS, from the coding sequence ATGAAGTTGCAAGAGCTTACAGCGTCCGCAGTGATTGGAGCCGGTCTGGCGACCAGCGCTTTTGCCGATCCGATCAAAGCGTCTGATCCACAAACCGTGCTGGCTTATTTTCAAGATATTGGCGCCCCGGCCACGCTGACCGAAGACAGCGTGGGCGATCCGTTGATCGAGCTTCAGTACTATGGCACGACTTTCGCCATCTTCTTTTATGGCTGTTCTGACAACATCAACTGCAATTCGCTTCAATTCTATGCCGGCTACACGGCCGAAAATGAAATCTCGTCCGAGGCGCTGAATACATGGAATGCCGAACAACGCTATGGCCGTGTTTATCAGGATGACGAAGGAAATAAGAAGCTGGAATACGATATCTATACCGGGAATGCCGGTGTCGATTCAGACGACTTTGACGAAATGTTCGACATCTGGACCGAGCTTGTAGAGAGCTTCGAGGCCGTGCTTTCCTGA
- a CDS encoding threonine-phosphate decarboxylase, whose translation MIQTGPIRDHGGGLDAAMAQYGGARTDWLDLSTGINPMPYPVGDVPSYAWESLPDEAAFERLERAARRFWSVPEGAAILAAPGASALIARIPSLRLASRVVIPGPTYNEHAASFRGQGWSVEDSGSADARVVVHPNNPDGHLWTTPIFDQPLTVIDESFCDVTPDASHINSATKPGVLILKSFGKFWGLAGLRLGFVIGDPALVARLRESIGPWQISGPALTIGTRALADRHWADRTRARLAADATRLDELMTSKGVTLVGGTTLFRLYEVGDAAAWQQRLAKGHIWSRVFPYSDRWLRLGLPSATGWAQLERAL comes from the coding sequence ATGATCCAGACCGGGCCGATACGCGATCATGGCGGCGGACTGGATGCCGCCATGGCCCAATATGGTGGCGCGCGCACGGATTGGCTGGACCTGTCCACCGGGATCAACCCCATGCCCTATCCCGTGGGCGACGTGCCGTCCTATGCGTGGGAAAGCCTGCCGGACGAAGCCGCGTTTGAGCGACTGGAGCGCGCCGCGCGCCGATTCTGGTCGGTGCCCGAGGGGGCCGCGATTCTGGCCGCGCCCGGTGCCTCGGCCCTGATTGCGCGCATCCCGTCCTTGCGTCTGGCCAGCCGGGTTGTGATCCCGGGCCCGACCTATAACGAACATGCGGCGAGTTTTCGGGGCCAGGGGTGGTCTGTCGAAGATAGCGGCAGCGCGGACGCCCGCGTGGTTGTGCACCCGAACAACCCGGACGGACATCTGTGGACAACGCCGATCTTTGACCAACCCCTGACGGTTATTGATGAAAGTTTCTGCGACGTCACACCGGACGCAAGTCATATCAATTCCGCGACTAAACCCGGCGTTCTGATCCTGAAAAGTTTTGGCAAGTTCTGGGGCTTGGCAGGGTTGCGGCTTGGCTTTGTAATTGGCGACCCTGCGCTTGTCGCTCGATTGCGAGAATCCATCGGGCCGTGGCAAATCTCTGGTCCGGCGCTGACTATTGGCACGCGGGCTTTGGCAGATCGGCACTGGGCGGACCGGACCCGCGCCCGGCTGGCCGCTGATGCGACGCGCTTGGATGAGCTGATGACAAGTAAAGGGGTGACGCTGGTCGGGGGGACTACACTTTTCCGGCTTTATGAGGTCGGCGACGCCGCCGCTTGGCAGCAACGTCTGGCCAAGGGACACATCTGGTCGCGGGTGTTTCCATATTCCGACCGATGGCTCCGACTTGGCCTGCCGTCTGCAACCGGCTGGGCACAGTTGGAACGCGCGTTATGA